Genomic segment of Catenibacterium mitsuokai:
GAAAATCATGCCTACAATTAACCAATTAGTAAGAAAAGGACGTAGCGAAAAGACTAAAAAGGGTAAGTCTCCAGCTTTAAATAGAGGTTTCAACTCATTAGCTAAAAAAACAACTAATGATAATTCACCTCAGAAGCGTGGCGTTTGTACCCGTGTTGCTACAATGACACCAAAGAAGCCTAACTCAGCTTTACGTAAGTATGCCCGTGTTAGATTATCAAATGGATTAGAAGTTACAGCTTACATTCCTGGTATCGGTCATAACCTACAGGAACACTCTGTTGTATTAATTCGTGGTGGTCGTGTTAAGGACTTACCAGGGGTTCGTTACCATATTATCCGTGGTACTATGGACTGTGCTGGTGTTAAAGATCGTATGCAGAGCCGCTCATTATACGGAGCTAAAAAGCCTAAGAAATAAATTGTTAAATTAATAAAATAGAGAGAGGAGAATTTGCCGATGTCTAGAAAAGGACGTATTGCTAAAAGAGATGTTTTACCTGATCCAATTTACAATAGTAAAACAATCACTAAGCTTATTAACAACATCATGTTAGATGGTAAAAAAGGTGTTGCTCAGAACATCTTATATGAAGCATTCAAAAAAGTTGAAGAAAAGACTGGAAAGCCAGCTATGGAAGTATTCGACGCAGCTATCAACAACATCATGCCAGTACTTGAATTAAAGGTAAGACGTGTTGGTGGTGCTAACTACCAGGTACCAGTTGAAGTAACACCTGAAAGAAGAATGACTTTAGGTTTAAGATGGTTAACTAACTATTCTCGTTTAAGAAACGAAAATACAATGGTTGATCGTTTAGCTAACGAAATTATCGATGCTTCTAACGGTACAGGTGCTGCTGTTAAGAAGAAAGAAGATACTCATAAAATGGCAGAAGCTAACAAAGCTTTCGCACATTTCCGTTGGTAATATCTTTATTACATATAAATTAAAAGAAAAAGTATTTGAAAGGAGAAAATTATGGCTCGTGAATTTCCATTAGAAAAAACACGTAATATCGGTATCATGGCTCACATCGATGCTGGTAAAACTACTACTACTGAACGTGTTCTTTACTATACAGGTAAAATCCATAAAATCGGTGAAACTCATGACGGTGGATCTCAGATGGACTGGATGGTACAGGAAAAAGAACGTGGTATCACTATCACTTCTGCTGCTACTACAGCTCACTGGAAAGGATATCGTATTAACATCATCGATACACCAGGCCACGTAGACTTCACTGTAGAAGTTGAACGTTCATTACGTGTACTTGATGGTGCCGTTACAGTACTTGACTCTAAAGCAGGTGTAGAACCTCAGACTGAAACAGTTTGGAGACAGGCTACTACTTATGGCGTACCAAGAATTGTTTTCTCAAACAAGATGGACGCTACTGGTGCTGATTTCATCATGTCACTTAACTCATTAAATTCAAGATTAGGTGCTAATGCCGTTGCATTACAGTTACCTATCGGTGCTGAAGATACATTCGAAGGTGTCATCGACTTGTTAACTATGAAAGCTATCTATTTCGATGGTGCTGAAGGTATCGATGTAATCGAAAAAGAAATCCCAGCTGAATATGTTGATCAGGCTGAAGAATATCATCAGAATTTATTAGAAGCTGCTGCTTCATTTGATGATGATTTAATGATGCAGATTCTTGAAGGTGAAGAACCTGCAATCGAAGATGTTAAAGCTGCTATCCGTAAGGGTACACTAGCTGTAGAATTATTCCCAGTTCTTTGTGGTTCTGCTTACAAAGATAAGGGTGTACAGCCAATGCTTGATGCTGTAGTTGACTACTTACCAGCTCCAACTGACATCCCTGCAATCAAGGGTGTTGATGCTGATGGTAACGAAGTTGACCGTCATGCATCTGATGAAGAACCATTCTCAGCTTTAGCATTCAAAGTTATGACTGACCCATTCGTAGGTAAGTTAACTTTCTTCCGTGTATACTCTGGTACTGCAACTGCTGGTTCATATGTATTGAACTCAACAAAAGATAAGAAAGAAAGACTTGGTCGTATCTTATTAATGCATGCTAATACACGTAAAGAAATTGATGAAGTTTATGCTGGTGATATCGCTGCTGCAGTAGGTTTCAAGAACACTACAACTGGTGATACTCTTTGTGCGGAAAACGATTTCGTTATCCTTGAAAAGATGGAATTCCCAGAACCAGTTATCGAATTAGCAATTGAACCTAAGACAAAAGCTGACCAGAACAAACTTGGTGAAGCTTTAGTTAAATTAGCTGAAGAAGACCCAACTTTCAGAACATCTACAAACCCTGAAACTGGTGATACTATCATCGCTGGTATGGGTGAATTACACCTTGATGTCATTGTTGACAGATTAAAGAGAGAATTCCATGTAGAAGCAAACGTAGGTGCTCCTCAGGTTGCTTATAGAGAAACTATTACTCAGGCTGCTGAATGTGAAGGTAAATACATCAAACAGTCTGGTGGTCGTGGTCAGTACGGTCACGTTTGGATCAAGTTCGAACCTAATGAAGGTAAAGGATTTGAATTCGTTGACGCTGTTGTTGGTGGATCAGTTCCAAGAGAATATATCGGTTCTGTAAAAGTTGGTCTTGAAGACGCTTTAGAAACTGGTATGATCGCTGGTTACCCAGTACTTGACGTTAAGGCTACATTATTCGACGGTTCTTACCATGATGTCGATTCATCAGAAATGGCATATAAGGTAGCTGCTTCTATGGCATTAAAAGCTGCTGGTAAGAAGTGTGCTCCAGTAATCCTTGAACCAATCATGAAGGTAGAAGTAACTGCACCTTCTGAATACTTAGGAAGCGTTATGGGTGATATTTCATCTAGACGTGGTATGATCGATGGTCAGGAAGAAAGAGGTAACGCTGTAATGGTTGAAGCTTCTGTACCTCTAGCTGAAATGTTCGGTTATGCAACAGACTTAAGATCATTCACACAGGGTCGTGGTAACTATACAATGCAGTTCGACCGTTATGAACCTGTTCCTAAATCAATCAAGGAAGAAATCATTAAAAAGAACGGCGTAAAATAAGAATAACTATGATTTTTATTGCAATTATCAATAAAATCTATTAAAATAGTTATGTAAAATTTTAGAATTATATAGGAGGATAACCTTAAATGGCTAAGGAAAAATTTAACCGTGAGAAAACTCACGTAAATATTGGTACTATCGGTCACGTTGACCATGGTAAAACTACTTTAACAGCTGCTATCACTACTGTATTAGCTAGTGAAGGTCAGGCTAAAGCTATGGACTATGCTGCAATCGATGCTGCTCCAGAAGAAAAAGAACGTGGTATCACAATCAACACTGCACACGTTGAATATGAAACTGCTCATCGTCACTATGCACACGTTGACTGTCCAGGCCATGCTGACTACATCAAGAACATGATTACTGGTGCTGCTCAGATGGATGGTGCTATCTTAGTAGTAGCTGCAACTGATGGACCTATGCCTCAGACAAGAGAACATATCTTATTATCTCGTCAGGTTGGTGTTCCATACATCATCGTATTCTTAAATAAGTGCGATATGGTTGATGACGAAGAATTAATCGACTTAGTAGAAATGGAAGTTCGTGATTTATTATCTGAATACGACTATCCAGGAGATGACACTCCAATCATCCGTGGTTCTGCATTAAAGGCTCTTGAAGGTGATCCACAGTGGACTCCTGCAATCCATGAATTATTAGACACTATGGATTCTTATATCCCAGATCCAGCTCGTGAAACTGATAAGCCATTCTTAATGCCAGTTGAAGACGTATTCACAATCACTGGTCGTGGTACAGTTGCTACTGGTAGAGTTGAACGTGGTCAGTTAAACCTTAACGATGAACTTGAAATCATTGGTATCCATGAAACTCAGAAGACTGTTGCTACAGGTATCGAAATGTTCAGAAAGTTACTTGACTACGCTTTAGCTGGTGATAACATTGGTGTTCTTTTAAGAGGTATCAACAGAGACCAGATTGAAAGAGGTCAGGTATTAGCTAAACCTGGTTCAGTACATCCACATAAGAAATTCAACGCTCATGTTTATGTATTAACTAAGGATGAAGGTGGACGTCATACTCCATTCTTCGGTAACTATAGACCACAGTTCTATTTCAGAACTACTGATATCACTGGTGTTATCGAATTACCAGAAGGAACTGAAATGGTTATGCCAGGCGATAACGTAGAATTCACTGTAGAATTAATTCACCCAATCGCTATCGAAAACGGTACTAAGTTCTCTATCCGTGAAGGTGGACGTACTGTAGGTGCTGGTAACGTAACTGAAATCATTGAATAATTTTAGTTCATTAGACTGTTGACTTATGTCAGCGGTCTTTT
This window contains:
- the rpsL gene encoding 30S ribosomal protein S12; this translates as MPTINQLVRKGRSEKTKKGKSPALNRGFNSLAKKTTNDNSPQKRGVCTRVATMTPKKPNSALRKYARVRLSNGLEVTAYIPGIGHNLQEHSVVLIRGGRVKDLPGVRYHIIRGTMDCAGVKDRMQSRSLYGAKKPKK
- the tuf gene encoding elongation factor Tu, with translation MAKEKFNREKTHVNIGTIGHVDHGKTTLTAAITTVLASEGQAKAMDYAAIDAAPEEKERGITINTAHVEYETAHRHYAHVDCPGHADYIKNMITGAAQMDGAILVVAATDGPMPQTREHILLSRQVGVPYIIVFLNKCDMVDDEELIDLVEMEVRDLLSEYDYPGDDTPIIRGSALKALEGDPQWTPAIHELLDTMDSYIPDPARETDKPFLMPVEDVFTITGRGTVATGRVERGQLNLNDELEIIGIHETQKTVATGIEMFRKLLDYALAGDNIGVLLRGINRDQIERGQVLAKPGSVHPHKKFNAHVYVLTKDEGGRHTPFFGNYRPQFYFRTTDITGVIELPEGTEMVMPGDNVEFTVELIHPIAIENGTKFSIREGGRTVGAGNVTEIIE
- the rpsG gene encoding 30S ribosomal protein S7, producing the protein MSRKGRIAKRDVLPDPIYNSKTITKLINNIMLDGKKGVAQNILYEAFKKVEEKTGKPAMEVFDAAINNIMPVLELKVRRVGGANYQVPVEVTPERRMTLGLRWLTNYSRLRNENTMVDRLANEIIDASNGTGAAVKKKEDTHKMAEANKAFAHFRW
- the fusA gene encoding elongation factor G, whose amino-acid sequence is MAREFPLEKTRNIGIMAHIDAGKTTTTERVLYYTGKIHKIGETHDGGSQMDWMVQEKERGITITSAATTAHWKGYRINIIDTPGHVDFTVEVERSLRVLDGAVTVLDSKAGVEPQTETVWRQATTYGVPRIVFSNKMDATGADFIMSLNSLNSRLGANAVALQLPIGAEDTFEGVIDLLTMKAIYFDGAEGIDVIEKEIPAEYVDQAEEYHQNLLEAAASFDDDLMMQILEGEEPAIEDVKAAIRKGTLAVELFPVLCGSAYKDKGVQPMLDAVVDYLPAPTDIPAIKGVDADGNEVDRHASDEEPFSALAFKVMTDPFVGKLTFFRVYSGTATAGSYVLNSTKDKKERLGRILLMHANTRKEIDEVYAGDIAAAVGFKNTTTGDTLCAENDFVILEKMEFPEPVIELAIEPKTKADQNKLGEALVKLAEEDPTFRTSTNPETGDTIIAGMGELHLDVIVDRLKREFHVEANVGAPQVAYRETITQAAECEGKYIKQSGGRGQYGHVWIKFEPNEGKGFEFVDAVVGGSVPREYIGSVKVGLEDALETGMIAGYPVLDVKATLFDGSYHDVDSSEMAYKVAASMALKAAGKKCAPVILEPIMKVEVTAPSEYLGSVMGDISSRRGMIDGQEERGNAVMVEASVPLAEMFGYATDLRSFTQGRGNYTMQFDRYEPVPKSIKEEIIKKNGVK